The window ATAGATAGCCCTATTCTCAGGGTTTACATTTTTTAGAGGATATAGAGTGGAAGTCTTTCTCTATCCTACGCTATTCCCTGCGGTTGGAGTTGTAGTTGGAGAGTAGGTAATACGTTACAGATGAATCTCTATCCCTTTCTTCTGCCTTAGATTTCGAAGGCCTTGCTTCTGTCTGTAATTCCTTTAGTAGGTCGATACGCGCCAATAGGTAGGGTTCAGACGTCCATACGATCGAATGCAGTTCCTGTCAGTGAAAAAAGGGGGCTTGAAAGCGGAGTGGTTATAGGTATTCGATGGCGGTTTCTTCCTTATCCTTTCTAGCCAGTGACATTCCTTCTACAACAAGCGATCCAGTTCCAGTCTATTCATTTCCAGTTGGAGTAGCTTCTCGCTTCTCGTGGCCCTTTCCTTTTCATGTGTAGCCTAGTCTCTGTGCGTGGATATCTTTTACTATGAAAAGAGCGCATTCGAGGCATGAATCCTCTTCAACTTCAAGGGGAAATATCCCGGTAAGGTATTGAGAAGGGATCGCCTTCTCTTACTGAACCACGGAATAGCGCGGGAAGTGCAGCTTTGCGTATAAGTACGTGGATGTTATCGGGCAGTCGGGTAGGGAGGATCTTACGTTGATACAGGCAACCGGCCGACAACGCCCCGCGCAAGGCGTTGGGCAACTTAGGGTTTACTTCAACATCTCGATCAGTTCTATACCGGGACTGACAATACACACCATTGAGATCACCCAGGATTTGAACCTGAGTACTTCCCTGATGAGAGTAGATTCCATCAGTTCTCCccaaaaaagaaataagtatATTGAAGTATATATAAGGCACCCAATCGAACGTATTCTCGGGAGACCGCTTTAGAAAGGCTTTTGACAGGCTGCTAAAATAAATGCCTTTTTCGATGATTATGGAGTTGGAGATTCCTGTTCAATCGTTACCTCGTTTCATAGCCTATATCTCCGCTTTCACTGGTTTTCCTCTGCGCATAAAGCTGTTGGTCTTGCTGTGGCTAGCTTGTTTGGTGTATATGGCTAGTAAGTTTCTTATCTCGCCCACTGGTTTGTAACGACAGCGAAAGCTTAAGCTCTTTTATGGGGCATTGGGATTGCCCTTTCGCAAAAATACCACTTAGAAAGAGCAGATGTTGCGCTCTGATATTACGTCCCATGCGAATCTATTAGATGAGAGCGAAAACCAAAAAGAACAGCATTCAATATCAATCAATTTCAAGTCgtaaatatatatcaatataactACAGGATGGAGGTCCTTTTTTTTGGCAGCAACTATTCCGTACCGACTAACAATGTCAAAAAATACTAATACACAGCAGCCAGCTCATCAACGTAATTGAAAGAAAGGATTTCGGTTGAAAGTCTTATTTGTTCTGCTAAACAAACGAGCCTAAACGGGTTTCCGTCGGCGGAGGACAGCTAGGCAAGCTCTAGCGGGAGAAACAAGGGCGTGGTGTGGATGGGATGGAACCGAGACGCATTCGAGACAGGGTAAAACGAGGCCTGACAGGCCATAACCCAGATAGATCCAAGATTCTTACTAGCGGGATGAATGACTGGTTTGCTATGAGACCCATCGACCTTGGGAGTGAATAGAAAGAAAGGATTGTCGGTTAGATTCAAGGTATGCCAGTTGATTGATTCTACTCCACTTTCCAGATTGGCTGAGTGTTACATCTATCATTGGTgtctctttttttctattattatatatataagagaaaGTCACTATAGTGAGTGGTCTGCCCCTGTaactaacaataaaataagagaagaaaGCTGTTAACGTAGGTCGGATCAACGCGGCGATAAATGCTATCCGACTTTCATGATCGAATCGATTCCACTTTTCACTTTGTCGAGATTGGCTTGGTCTTCAGTGTCAAAAAGTGAAGGTTCAAGTACAAGATCGAAAAGAATGCATTGCATGAACATTGAGATGCCcaagagaaaaagaaggaggGAAAGCGTCGTTTAGTTAGGAACGAAGATAGTTGACCGGTATAGAGAGGGTTTTAGCGGGTAGAGGACCGATAGGGCAGAGAAGTCGTCTGGTTATCAAAATTATGTATAGAAAGAAGATTCGTCTTGCTGAGCGCGGTAAATGCTTTTGACTTTTCCTCAAGTTGTTCTCTATCCGCTAGCACGCAGACAATAATAGGACAAATCAATATATGGCAAAGTGTGCAGCGAAGGTCAAGATACAATAGTGAGAACATTTTTCATAGTGCGTAGGTGGGCTCATTCCGAATTTCTGCATACCTTTCCTTTGTGCCGCCTTTTTTCCCATCCCATTCTTGACTTCTGTTGGTCAACAACCAACCACAACAAACAATCAAAACACTAGTCCTACTCCATCAGCTACAGGCTTTTCGGAGTGTCTGGAGGGAATTTGGATTTCTCATCACTATGTTTCCACTCCATTTTCATTACGAAGATGTATCACGTCAGGATCCGTTGCTCAAACTGAATCACGCCAACGTTATGGAAGTTCCTGGATCGTGTGAAATAAGAGTAGTACCAAAGGCACCCTATGATTTCATAATCAAAAATGGAAAATTGGCTATGGAGATTCCGCGCGGTCAGAAATTCATACAGACACAAAGGGGTTCGACAGGAAAGTCGTTTCGATCCAATCCATTCTTGGggtcaaataaagaaaaaggatATGTCAGTGACCTAGCACGACAAAGCACTCTCCGAGGGCATGGAATGTCTAATTTTTCGGTAAGAATCTCGACAGTAATGTCTCTGTTAGATTCTCCGGTCGAAATACGGGAAAACTCCATTCAATTCTCGATGGAAACGGAGTTTTGCGAATTCTCCCCGGAACTGGAAGATCATTTCGAGATCTTCGAACATATTCGAGGGTTCAATGTGACTATTGTAACTTCGGCCAACACACAAGATGAGACTTTACCACCGTGGAGCGGCTTTTTGCAAAAAGATGAGGGAGAAACTAAGCTAAGTCAGAGATGTCGGAGAAGCGAAATATACGAGATAACAAACGCAGATTGCTCGCGGCTAAATATGAATTGAGACGAAAGCTTTATAAAGCCTTTTGTAAAGATTCCGATCTTCCTAGTGATATGCGGGACAAACTTCGTTATAAGTTGTCCAAGTTGCCAAGAAATAGTTCCTTTGCACGAGTAAGAAACCGATGTATTTCCACGGGTCGCCCTCGTTCCGTATATGAGTTCTTTCGAATTTCTCGTATCGTTTTTCGAGGATTCTTTTTGACTATCTTGCTTTGTATGTTAAAAAATGGAATGTATTCGTTGGTATCTGATTTTGATTTAGATACCATCCTTGCTTGGTTAATTCCCTTCGCCTCTTGTATGGACATGGACGACGTGGGCGCCAGCTCACAGTCGTCCGTTAACCCTGCAGAGCCCCCCGCCCCTGACCTTTCCCATACTTTACTGGATGACAACACTCGTCGCGCCGAACTAGATGAGCGCGCGGGGTTTCATTTTGTGGGGTTGTCGGAAGAGAAGAAAGACAAAGTGCTTTTGGCACAAGTCCAAATAGAAAGGGCCATTGAGAAAGCTCTGCTCTCCGACGGGTATTCCCGGGATGAGCTTTCTCAAAAGAGCAAACGGGATGAGATTAGGGGCTTTTTGTTCTACCGTAATGGGAAACTTCTTTCTATTAAGAAATACGAGTCTTATGTGGAAGAAGTCAAATTTGGGACCCACCGCAGCCAGCCATATCAAGATCTTATCCATGCCATCTCTTCTTcctatctttttttaaataaagtcaaaaaaataaagaggTGGGAACGTTAGAAGACTAGATAGGGATTAGGGCGTTAAGCTTAATAAAAAGTAGCTTATACGAATAAGACCCTCCGCGTCTGGTACTACACCTGCAGCAAGCACATTCACTCGCTAGCACTTAGTCCTCATCtccaagaaaatgaaagaattggGGGCGATAGTGTAGAGTCAATTAAGCGGAGGCTTTTGGCTGGATCGAATCTGTCTCGTTATGTCGTATATATTAGTTTAGTCTGCCCTACTGAAGCTCTCCAGTCTGCGTAGTCCGTTTCAATGCTTCTTACGAAGCAAGTAACTCTTCCCGCATCAGGGACTTCTTTCTCTTTCGTGGTTGGTTGGGGGTAAAGGGAAGTGGGCTGTGGGTCCCTGGTCGCTTTACTAGCCGTTTTTCGATGCGCGAGGAATTGTCTGAAAGTGAAAGACATCATTGGTAGGCGGCCAAGCGAAGATTCCAGTGGGGCATAGGTAGGCGCAGTGAAGAGAGATCAAATCCTCTCAACTCATATTTCCCACGTAGTTCGTCGGTCAAACCAACGATTCTCTTCTCAAAGTAATAGAGAGATCTTTTTCTAGTTAGACTTCTATCAATGCAATGAAAGAACCATCCCTTCCTATTTATTTGTCCTGTCAGAAATAGAATAAGACCCAAAAGAGCCCTTCTTTACCACTTGAGGGGG is drawn from Vigna unguiculata cultivar IT97K-499-35 unplaced genomic scaffold, ASM411807v1 contig_544, whole genome shotgun sequence and contains these coding sequences:
- the LOC114172418 gene encoding uncharacterized protein LOC114172418 — protein: MFPLHFHYEDVSRQDPLLKLNHANVMEVPGSCEIRVVPKAPYDFIIKNGKLAMEIPRGQKFIQTQRGSTGKSFRSNPFLGSNKEKGYVSDLARQSTLRGHGMSNFSVRISTVMSLLDSPVEIRENSIQFSMETEFCEFSPELEDHFEIFEHIRGFNVTIVTSANTQDETLPPWSGFLQKDEGETKLSQRCRRSEIYEITNADCSRLNMN